A region from the uncultured Draconibacterium sp. genome encodes:
- a CDS encoding S-adenosylmethionine:tRNA ribosyltransferase-isomerase, producing MSTYKDIKISDYTYDLPDHRIAKYPLAERDKSKLLTWCNGQIKEDTFEHCAKYLPEGSQLVFNNTRVIHARLFFYKETGAKIEIFCLEPVSPADYQVAFQNTEEVTWKCMVGNSKKWKEGFLSLKFEINGKTIELTAAKTAQEGNSFHIRFMWNGGVHFSEIIDKIGQLPIPPYLNRDTEESDEESYQTVYAKIDGSVAAPTAGLHFTKQVLETLNAKEISTNEITLHVGAGTFQPVKSETIDGHTMHHEQVIIPIDILRRFVEDTKNIIAVGTTSVRSLESLYWIGLQLEEKRFNPYRPEVKQWEPYENKASISMEKALQNIIYFLVENGEKSIRFATQIIILPGYNFKLIRGMFTNFHQPQSTLLLLISAFLGNNWRDVYNYALANNFRFLSYGDSNLFLK from the coding sequence TGCCAAATACCCACTGGCAGAGCGCGATAAATCGAAATTACTGACCTGGTGCAACGGCCAAATAAAAGAAGATACTTTTGAGCATTGCGCGAAATACCTGCCCGAAGGATCGCAGTTGGTTTTTAACAACACGCGTGTAATTCATGCCCGCTTGTTTTTTTACAAGGAAACCGGAGCCAAAATAGAAATCTTTTGCCTCGAGCCTGTTTCGCCTGCCGACTACCAGGTGGCTTTTCAGAATACCGAAGAAGTGACATGGAAATGTATGGTGGGCAATTCAAAAAAATGGAAGGAAGGTTTTCTGAGTCTGAAGTTTGAAATTAATGGAAAAACTATTGAACTTACTGCGGCAAAAACAGCGCAGGAGGGCAACTCGTTTCACATCCGGTTTATGTGGAACGGAGGTGTGCATTTTTCCGAGATAATTGATAAAATTGGCCAACTCCCGATTCCTCCTTACCTGAACCGGGATACTGAAGAATCGGATGAAGAAAGTTACCAAACCGTTTATGCCAAAATTGATGGCTCGGTTGCGGCTCCTACTGCGGGATTACATTTTACAAAGCAGGTTTTGGAAACGCTAAACGCCAAAGAAATTAGCACCAACGAAATTACACTGCATGTTGGAGCAGGCACTTTTCAGCCAGTAAAATCGGAAACCATCGACGGGCATACCATGCACCACGAGCAGGTAATTATACCTATTGATATTTTACGCCGCTTTGTTGAGGATACTAAAAATATTATTGCGGTTGGCACCACCTCGGTACGCTCGCTCGAAAGCTTGTACTGGATTGGCTTACAGCTTGAAGAAAAACGTTTTAACCCCTACCGCCCGGAAGTAAAACAGTGGGAGCCCTACGAAAACAAAGCCAGCATTTCAATGGAAAAAGCCCTGCAAAATATCATCTATTTTCTGGTTGAAAACGGCGAAAAAAGTATTCGCTTTGCCACACAAATTATCATTTTACCCGGCTACAATTTTAAACTTATCCGTGGAATGTTCACCAATTTTCATCAACCGCAAAGCACATTACTACTGTTAATAAGTGCTTTTTTAGGCAACAACTGGCGAGACGTGTACAATTATGCACTGGCAAACAATTTCCGTTTTTTAAGTTATGGCGACAGTAATTTATTTTTGAAATAA
- a CDS encoding AMP-binding protein, which yields MQTEQEYNFSSFIHNSVKNFGSNKALGFIDEEYITYTELGKNIKAVQAFLNQLGLKSGDKVIIYSQNMPNWGIVYFALQCSGIVAVPVLPEFSSAELDNVIKHSESKALFVSENLRYKLNEADTQSLSAVIKLENFEVLSAQKSNVHFKKDADCTINYIPDENEMAVLLYTSGTTGNSKGVMLSQKNIISNVIQSGAVQEIKEDFRFLSVLPLSHTYENTIGFLLAIYNGASVTYLRKPPTASILLPALKSLRPDIMLTVPLIIEKIYKNSILPGINKKAATRLMHRFGPTRKLIHRLAGKKLMETFGGRLKFFGIGGAKLDATVERFLRNAKFPYAIGYGLTETAPLLAGSNPTQTRLQAIGPKVINCEVKINKPNPLTGEGEIWAKGPNVMLGYYKNEEETRKVLTKDGWFKTGDLGVFDKDGWLSHKGRLKNLIVGANGENIYPEEIESIINNFRHVVESLVVQKKGKLVAMVHFNREELEQRISEMRAGVSTKIDEKVEVISQRVDETIDELRIELQHYINERVNKFSRVQLVIAQPSPFQKTATHKIKRYLYY from the coding sequence ATGCAGACAGAGCAAGAGTACAATTTTTCCTCCTTTATACACAACTCGGTAAAAAACTTTGGCAGCAATAAGGCACTTGGCTTTATTGACGAAGAATATATTACTTATACCGAATTAGGTAAAAACATAAAAGCCGTACAGGCGTTTTTAAACCAACTTGGCCTAAAAAGCGGCGATAAAGTAATTATTTACAGTCAGAATATGCCTAACTGGGGCATCGTGTATTTTGCGCTACAGTGCTCGGGAATAGTGGCCGTACCCGTTCTGCCCGAATTTAGTTCAGCCGAATTAGATAATGTAATAAAGCACTCGGAGTCGAAGGCATTATTCGTTTCTGAAAACCTACGCTACAAGCTTAACGAAGCTGATACCCAAAGCTTATCAGCTGTAATTAAACTTGAAAACTTTGAGGTTTTGAGTGCCCAAAAAAGTAACGTTCATTTTAAAAAAGATGCCGATTGCACCATCAATTATATTCCGGATGAGAATGAAATGGCTGTTTTATTGTATACTTCCGGCACTACAGGTAACTCAAAAGGCGTAATGCTCTCGCAAAAAAACATAATAAGCAATGTTATACAATCGGGAGCTGTTCAGGAAATAAAAGAAGATTTTCGGTTTTTATCCGTTTTACCACTGTCGCACACTTACGAAAATACAATCGGCTTTCTATTGGCGATTTATAACGGAGCCAGCGTAACTTACCTGCGCAAACCACCAACAGCAAGCATTTTGCTTCCGGCCTTAAAATCGCTGCGGCCCGACATCATGCTAACCGTGCCCTTAATCATCGAAAAAATATATAAAAACAGTATTTTACCGGGGATTAACAAAAAGGCGGCCACTCGCCTGATGCACCGGTTTGGCCCAACACGCAAACTTATTCATCGGCTTGCCGGAAAAAAACTGATGGAAACATTCGGAGGCCGTTTAAAGTTTTTTGGAATTGGCGGAGCCAAACTCGATGCTACCGTTGAACGTTTCTTGCGTAATGCCAAATTTCCCTATGCCATTGGTTACGGACTAACAGAAACGGCACCACTACTGGCGGGTTCAAACCCAACACAAACCCGCCTGCAGGCAATCGGTCCAAAGGTTATTAACTGCGAAGTAAAAATTAATAAGCCCAACCCGCTAACCGGCGAAGGCGAAATATGGGCCAAAGGGCCAAACGTAATGCTGGGTTATTATAAAAACGAAGAAGAAACCCGCAAAGTACTTACAAAAGACGGGTGGTTTAAAACCGGCGACCTGGGTGTTTTTGATAAAGATGGATGGTTAAGCCACAAGGGAAGATTGAAAAACCTGATTGTTGGAGCAAATGGCGAAAACATATATCCTGAAGAAATTGAGTCAATCATTAACAACTTCAGACACGTAGTTGAATCGCTGGTTGTGCAAAAAAAAGGCAAACTGGTGGCCATGGTTCATTTTAACCGCGAAGAACTGGAGCAGCGCATCAGTGAAATGCGGGCAGGTGTTAGCACAAAAATCGACGAAAAAGTTGAAGTTATTTCGCAACGTGTTGATGAAACAATTGATGAGTTAAGGATAGAATTGCAACATTACATAAACGAGCGGGTTAACAAATTCTCGCGGGTGCAATTGGTTATTGCACAACCGTCGCCTTTCCAGAAAACAGCAACACACAAAATTAAACGCTACTTGTATTATTAA
- the trpB gene encoding tryptophan synthase subunit beta, with protein sequence MADYFKQYPDQQGFYKEYGGSFIPPQLQTEMAKITKAYHSISKSHNFISELRSIRKHFQGRPTPVYFCENLSSKYGGRIYMKREDLNHSGAHKLNHCMGEALLAKHLGKKRLIAETGAGQHGVALATAAAYFGLECEIHMGEVDIAKEHPNVVRMKILGAEVVPVSHGLKTLKEAVDSAFESYLKDPVNTIYCIGSVVGPHPFPMMVRDFQRVVGIEAQEQFFEMTGENPDHVVACVGGGSNAMGMFSGFLDIEETELHGVEPGGVGTKLGEHASTITYGTPGVIHGFKCYTLQDENGDPAPVYSVASGLDYPGVGPEHSMLKDMGKVTYGVADDKETIDAFYELSRLEGIIPALESAHAVAYALKLAKNNQEKSILVNLSGRGDKDIDFVVEKYGLPE encoded by the coding sequence ATGGCAGATTATTTTAAACAATATCCTGACCAACAAGGATTTTATAAAGAATACGGAGGTTCTTTTATTCCTCCGCAGTTACAAACCGAAATGGCTAAGATTACCAAGGCTTACCATTCTATTAGCAAATCGCACAATTTTATTTCCGAGTTACGCAGCATTCGAAAACATTTTCAGGGCCGTCCTACACCCGTTTATTTTTGCGAGAACTTATCGTCAAAATACGGTGGCCGCATTTACATGAAACGCGAAGACCTGAACCACTCGGGCGCGCACAAATTAAACCACTGCATGGGTGAGGCCTTGCTGGCCAAACACCTGGGCAAAAAACGACTGATTGCAGAAACCGGTGCCGGACAACACGGTGTAGCCCTGGCAACTGCAGCAGCTTATTTTGGTTTGGAGTGCGAAATACACATGGGTGAGGTTGATATTGCCAAAGAACACCCCAATGTGGTTCGGATGAAAATATTAGGCGCCGAAGTTGTGCCGGTTAGCCACGGATTAAAGACACTGAAAGAAGCCGTTGATTCGGCGTTTGAATCGTACCTGAAAGACCCGGTTAACACCATTTACTGCATAGGGTCGGTGGTTGGGCCGCACCCCTTTCCAATGATGGTTCGCGATTTTCAGCGCGTGGTAGGAATTGAAGCCCAGGAGCAGTTCTTCGAAATGACCGGTGAAAACCCCGATCACGTAGTAGCTTGTGTAGGCGGTGGAAGTAACGCCATGGGCATGTTCTCAGGCTTCCTCGATATTGAAGAAACCGAATTGCACGGTGTTGAACCGGGAGGTGTTGGAACAAAACTGGGCGAGCATGCCAGTACCATTACTTACGGAACACCCGGCGTTATCCACGGTTTTAAATGCTATACCCTGCAAGACGAAAACGGCGACCCCGCACCGGTTTATTCAGTAGCCAGTGGCTTAGACTATCCCGGCGTTGGACCGGAGCACAGTATGTTAAAAGATATGGGTAAAGTAACCTATGGTGTTGCCGATGATAAAGAAACCATTGATGCCTTTTACGAACTGAGTCGTTTGGAAGGAATAATACCTGCATTGGAAAGTGCCCATGCGGTTGCCTACGCGTTAAAACTTGCGAAAAACAACCAGGAAAAATCAATTTTGGTAAACCTCAGCGGTCGTGGCGATAAAGACATCGACTTTGTAGTTGAAAAATACGGTTTACCTGAATAG
- a CDS encoding ATP-binding cassette domain-containing protein: MITVSNLRIQFGKRILFQDVNMKFTAGNCYGVIGANGAGKSTFLKAISGQIDATAGHISLEPGERLSVLSQDHFAFDEFSVLDTVMKGHAELWDLMKEKDALYMKPDFSEADGILAGELEEKFGDMGGWNAESDAATLLSNLGIKEEYHYTLMKDMSGNQKVRVLLAQALFGNPDNLLLDEPTNDLDLETVVWLENYLANYENTVLVVSHDRHFLDAISTHTIDIDYNDIKMFAGNYSFWYQSSQLALRQQQAQNKKAEEKKKELQEFISRFSANVAKSKQTTSRKKMLEKLNVDEIQPSTRKYPGIIFTPEREAGDRILDVENLSASIEGTTLFKDVEFSAQKGEKIVFLSRDHRAMTAFFEIINGKREADSGSYQWGQTITSAYLPLDNSEFFNSDMTLFDWLCQFTTDTTEIYIRGYLGRMLFAGDEIYKKVNVLSGGEKMRCMIAKMQLLDANALILDTPTNHLDLESIQAFNNNLIKYPGNVFMSSHDHEFISSVCNRIIELTPNGIIDKLMPYDEYIEDDKIHDLREKLYAV, from the coding sequence ATGATTACAGTATCGAATTTAAGAATACAGTTTGGCAAACGCATACTATTTCAGGACGTTAACATGAAATTTACGGCCGGAAACTGTTATGGCGTTATTGGAGCAAACGGAGCAGGAAAATCAACATTTTTAAAAGCAATATCGGGGCAAATTGATGCTACGGCAGGGCATATCTCGCTTGAACCAGGCGAGCGCCTGTCGGTTCTTAGCCAGGACCACTTTGCTTTTGATGAGTTCTCGGTGCTAGATACTGTGATGAAGGGACATGCCGAGCTTTGGGACTTGATGAAAGAAAAAGATGCGCTTTACATGAAACCTGATTTTTCGGAAGCCGACGGAATTTTAGCCGGCGAGCTGGAAGAAAAATTTGGCGATATGGGCGGATGGAATGCCGAAAGCGATGCAGCTACTCTGTTGAGCAACCTTGGAATAAAAGAAGAGTACCACTACACACTGATGAAAGACATGAGCGGGAACCAAAAGGTTCGTGTTTTGTTAGCGCAGGCTTTATTCGGAAACCCCGACAATCTGCTGCTCGATGAACCTACCAACGACCTCGACCTGGAAACCGTTGTTTGGCTCGAGAATTACCTGGCTAACTACGAAAACACGGTTTTGGTAGTATCGCACGACCGCCACTTCCTCGATGCCATATCTACCCACACCATCGACATTGATTATAACGATATAAAAATGTTTGCCGGAAACTACAGTTTCTGGTATCAGAGTAGCCAACTGGCACTGCGTCAACAGCAGGCTCAAAACAAAAAAGCCGAGGAGAAGAAAAAAGAATTGCAGGAGTTTATTTCTCGATTTAGTGCCAACGTCGCTAAATCGAAACAAACTACCAGCCGTAAAAAAATGCTCGAAAAACTGAATGTTGATGAGATCCAACCGTCAACAAGAAAGTACCCTGGAATTATTTTTACTCCCGAGCGCGAGGCCGGAGACCGTATTTTGGATGTAGAAAACCTGAGTGCCAGCATTGAAGGAACCACACTTTTTAAAGACGTGGAATTTTCGGCGCAAAAAGGAGAAAAAATTGTATTCCTGTCGCGCGACCACCGTGCAATGACTGCCTTTTTCGAAATCATTAATGGGAAACGTGAAGCCGACTCAGGAAGCTACCAGTGGGGACAAACCATTACATCAGCTTATCTGCCATTAGACAACTCGGAATTTTTCAATAGCGACATGACCCTGTTCGACTGGTTGTGCCAGTTTACTACTGATACTACCGAAATTTATATTCGTGGTTACCTTGGCCGAATGTTGTTTGCCGGCGACGAGATATACAAAAAAGTAAACGTACTTTCGGGAGGCGAGAAAATGCGCTGTATGATTGCAAAAATGCAGTTACTCGACGCCAACGCATTAATTCTGGATACGCCAACCAACCACCTCGACCTGGAATCGATTCAGGCTTTTAACAATAACCTGATAAAATATCCGGGCAACGTTTTCATGTCATCGCACGACCATGAGTTTATCTCATCGGTGTGTAACCGTATTATTGAGCTAACACCCAATGGCATAATCGACAAACTAATGCCCTACGACGAATATATTGAAGACGATAAAATTCATGACCTGCGCGAAAAACTTTATGCAGTTTAA
- a CDS encoding YwbE family protein — MNTQRKNIKLNAQVEIVKKQHQQSGELTSGTVQKILTKSAIHPHGIKVMLKSGEVGRVKTIIST, encoded by the coding sequence ATGAATACGCAACGAAAAAACATTAAACTTAACGCCCAGGTTGAGATTGTAAAAAAACAACACCAACAATCAGGCGAATTAACAAGTGGCACTGTTCAAAAGATTTTAACCAAATCGGCCATACATCCACACGGCATAAAAGTAATGCTAAAAAGTGGCGAAGTGGGCCGTGTTAAAACAATCATTTCAACTTGA
- a CDS encoding acyl-CoA carboxylase subunit beta, which yields MKVSEKIELLKKKREEIRKMGGEKRVEKQHEKGKLTARERLNLLFDEDSFREVDMFVEHRSVNFGLEKVDIPSDGVIVGHGLVNGRPVFAYSQDFTSRGGSLGEMHAAKICKIMDLAVKAGAPVVGLNDSGGARVEEGVDALKGYGEIFMRNSRASGVIPQISAIMGPCAGGAVYSPAMTDFVFMVKKQSHMFITSPYVIKTVTGEETTFEELGGAMVHNTKSGNAHFACESDEDTIEAIKELLEFLPNNNLEEAPKVPMGDDPARLCEELDTVIPDDSKIPYNMVGIIESVLDNGEFMQVHEHYAENAIVGFGHLNNRSVGIIANQPMIQAGCLDIDASDKISRFVRTCDAYNIPMITFVDVPGYLPGVQQEWDGIIRHGAKLLWSYAEATVPKFTVVTRKDYGGAYLAMCSKPLGADLVFAWPSAEIAVMGAKGAVEVISTYRKQIAEAENKAEMTQAKIQEYEEAFNIPYLAAKRGYIDDVILPSETRMRLIDALEVMSTKTEILPPKKHGNIPL from the coding sequence ATGAAAGTATCAGAAAAAATAGAGTTACTTAAGAAAAAACGCGAAGAGATCCGGAAAATGGGTGGAGAAAAGCGCGTTGAGAAACAACACGAGAAAGGAAAACTAACCGCTCGAGAACGTTTGAACCTGCTTTTTGATGAAGACAGCTTCAGAGAAGTAGACATGTTTGTTGAACACCGTTCGGTGAACTTTGGACTTGAAAAGGTAGATATTCCTTCGGACGGAGTGATTGTTGGCCATGGTTTGGTAAACGGAAGACCGGTATTTGCCTACTCGCAGGACTTTACCTCGCGCGGTGGTTCGCTGGGCGAGATGCATGCAGCAAAAATCTGCAAAATAATGGACCTCGCGGTAAAAGCCGGAGCACCCGTGGTAGGCTTAAACGACTCGGGTGGTGCCCGTGTGGAAGAAGGCGTGGATGCACTTAAAGGCTACGGCGAAATTTTTATGCGCAACTCGCGTGCATCGGGTGTAATTCCACAAATTTCGGCCATTATGGGGCCTTGTGCCGGTGGTGCCGTGTACTCTCCTGCAATGACTGATTTTGTTTTTATGGTAAAAAAGCAAAGCCATATGTTTATTACCAGTCCTTATGTTATTAAAACCGTTACCGGCGAAGAAACCACTTTTGAAGAACTGGGTGGCGCCATGGTACACAATACAAAAAGCGGTAATGCGCACTTTGCCTGCGAAAGCGACGAAGACACCATTGAAGCCATTAAAGAATTATTGGAATTTTTGCCAAACAATAACCTCGAAGAGGCGCCAAAAGTACCAATGGGCGACGACCCTGCCCGTTTGTGCGAAGAACTGGATACTGTTATTCCCGATGATTCGAAAATACCTTACAACATGGTTGGCATTATCGAGTCGGTGCTTGATAATGGCGAATTTATGCAGGTACACGAGCATTATGCCGAAAATGCCATTGTTGGTTTTGGCCACCTGAACAACCGTTCGGTAGGTATTATTGCCAACCAGCCTATGATACAAGCCGGATGCCTTGACATTGACGCCTCTGACAAAATAAGCCGTTTTGTGCGCACCTGCGATGCCTACAATATTCCAATGATCACCTTTGTGGATGTTCCCGGGTACCTTCCCGGCGTTCAGCAGGAATGGGACGGGATAATCCGACACGGTGCCAAACTGCTGTGGTCGTATGCCGAAGCTACCGTGCCGAAATTTACGGTGGTTACACGTAAAGATTACGGAGGCGCATACCTGGCCATGTGTTCCAAACCACTGGGAGCCGATTTGGTATTTGCGTGGCCATCAGCTGAAATTGCAGTAATGGGAGCCAAAGGTGCTGTTGAAGTAATTTCAACCTACCGCAAACAAATTGCAGAAGCCGAAAACAAAGCAGAAATGACTCAGGCAAAAATTCAGGAGTACGAAGAAGCTTTCAACATTCCGTATTTAGCGGCAAAACGCGGCTACATCGATGATGTAATCCTGCCAAGCGAAACAAGAATGCGTTTGATTGATGCCCTGGAAGTTATGTCGACCAAAACAGAGATTTTACCACCAAAAAAACACGGAAATATTCCACTCTAA
- a CDS encoding pyruvate carboxylase subunit B has translation MNYDKHGVLEMSQLEFGPDRTKASNPIKINDVSLRDGHQSLFATRGRTEDMLPVAEMIDNAGYNAVETWGGATFDTMHRFLAEDPWERLRTLKKHMPKTPFSMLLRGQNVVGYRNYADDVVKAFIQRAIDNGMDIFRCFDALNDYRNFETAAKVIKDNGKHFQGVVCYTLNQPRLGGDVYNMDYYLNKVNELVKFGVDSICIKDMAGLIAPYDIYNLVREIKKVTDIPLNLHTHFTSGMGDLAIFKAIEAGVDIVDSCIGPYAYRTSHAAVEPIIMSLLGTNRDSGMDINQITAIAEEMEKYIPKYKHLDNNPKYATTDINVLLHQTPGGMLSNLVNQLKAMDALDKLPEVFRLLPKVRKDLGNIPLVTPTSQIVGVQTVNNVLFDSYEGEYAQITKEVKDLCYGLYGKTTMPINPEVRAKALKGYPRGEQPITERPGAILEPEMDKVKADFADLAKDIDDEVLCALYPVTGKRFLKWKYGMEEVPAEFKAKTMEQVEKEEELIRKALSGELTTKGKGGATRELEVKVDGEVFTVEINDPNVAAAPQRMRRTKGGGTKEVSAEGSVMAPIPGMIVEYKKKVGDKVAVGETVVVLEAMKMMNNLDAAVNGTITEIKYDQGDSVVKGDVLMVIEPLE, from the coding sequence ATGAATTACGATAAACATGGAGTTTTGGAAATGTCGCAGCTTGAATTTGGGCCCGACAGAACCAAAGCAAGCAACCCTATAAAAATTAACGATGTAAGTTTGCGCGATGGCCACCAGTCGTTATTTGCCACACGCGGACGTACCGAAGACATGCTTCCGGTAGCCGAAATGATTGACAATGCCGGCTACAATGCTGTTGAAACCTGGGGAGGAGCCACTTTTGATACCATGCACCGTTTTTTGGCCGAAGACCCATGGGAACGCCTGCGCACTCTGAAGAAACATATGCCGAAAACGCCATTTTCAATGTTGCTGCGCGGACAAAATGTGGTGGGTTACCGCAACTACGCCGACGATGTGGTTAAAGCTTTTATTCAGCGTGCCATCGACAATGGAATGGATATATTCCGTTGTTTTGATGCACTAAACGATTACCGCAATTTTGAAACCGCAGCAAAGGTAATTAAAGACAATGGCAAGCACTTTCAGGGCGTGGTATGCTACACCTTAAATCAACCCCGACTGGGTGGCGATGTGTACAACATGGACTACTACCTGAACAAGGTAAATGAACTGGTTAAGTTTGGTGTAGATTCCATTTGCATAAAAGATATGGCAGGCTTAATAGCTCCATACGATATTTACAACCTGGTTCGCGAGATTAAAAAGGTTACCGACATCCCGCTGAACCTGCACACTCACTTTACTTCGGGCATGGGTGATTTGGCAATTTTTAAAGCCATTGAAGCCGGAGTAGACATTGTTGACAGCTGTATTGGACCATATGCTTATCGCACTTCGCATGCTGCTGTTGAGCCAATTATTATGTCGCTGCTGGGCACCAACCGCGACTCGGGTATGGACATCAACCAGATTACTGCGATTGCGGAAGAAATGGAGAAATACATTCCAAAATATAAACACCTCGACAATAATCCAAAATACGCCACAACCGACATAAATGTGCTGCTGCACCAAACGCCGGGGGGTATGCTTTCGAACCTGGTTAACCAGCTAAAAGCAATGGATGCGCTCGACAAGCTGCCAGAGGTATTCCGTTTATTGCCAAAAGTGCGCAAAGACCTTGGAAATATTCCATTGGTTACACCTACCTCTCAAATTGTAGGGGTGCAAACGGTAAACAATGTACTTTTCGATTCGTATGAAGGAGAATATGCCCAGATTACCAAAGAGGTAAAAGACCTGTGTTACGGTTTGTATGGCAAAACCACCATGCCAATTAATCCGGAAGTAAGAGCAAAAGCCTTAAAAGGCTATCCGCGTGGCGAACAGCCAATAACTGAACGCCCCGGAGCTATCCTTGAGCCCGAAATGGACAAAGTAAAAGCTGATTTTGCCGATTTGGCGAAAGATATTGACGACGAAGTGTTATGCGCTTTGTACCCGGTAACCGGCAAACGTTTTCTGAAATGGAAATATGGAATGGAAGAGGTACCTGCCGAGTTTAAAGCAAAAACAATGGAGCAGGTAGAAAAAGAAGAAGAACTGATTCGAAAAGCTTTATCAGGCGAATTGACCACGAAAGGCAAAGGCGGCGCAACACGCGAACTGGAAGTTAAAGTTGACGGCGAGGTATTTACCGTTGAAATTAACGACCCAAATGTTGCTGCTGCACCACAACGTATGCGCAGAACTAAAGGTGGGGGAACAAAAGAGGTTTCGGCAGAAGGAAGCGTTATGGCTCCAATTCCGGGTATGATTGTAGAATACAAGAAAAAAGTGGGCGACAAAGTTGCCGTTGGCGAAACTGTAGTGGTACTTGAAGCCATGAAAATGATGAACAACCTTGATGCAGCAGTAAATGGTACGATAACCGAAATTAAGTACGACCAGGGAGACTCTGTAGTAAAAGGAGATGTACTTATGGTTATTGAGCCACTTGAATAG